A single region of the Rhizobium sp. NLR16a genome encodes:
- a CDS encoding LpxI family protein, with product MALTGDTAAGRLAIIAGGGLLPCYVAEAARAAGENPVIVALKDESDPRWEGYDHAVIGIGDFAALEGLFNRYGVGRVVMSGSVRRRPEWREVRPTLRILMKVPAAIRTLLSGGDDTVLQMVIRLIEGNGRRVVGAHEIAPDLLASVGPLGAAAPGEEDRRDISRAADAAETLGRLDVGQGAVSIGGRVVALEGLEGTDEMLDRVAGLRTAGRISPRRRGVLVKLCKPQQDIRADLPAIGVATILNAAKAGLAGIAIEAGRSLVLDRTAVISAADEAGLFVCGIDRGLPAWGLE from the coding sequence GTGGCTTTAACAGGCGACACCGCTGCGGGCCGGTTGGCGATCATCGCCGGCGGTGGCCTTCTGCCTTGCTATGTCGCCGAAGCCGCGCGCGCGGCTGGCGAAAATCCCGTTATCGTCGCGCTGAAGGACGAAAGTGATCCACGTTGGGAAGGCTATGATCACGCCGTTATCGGCATCGGCGATTTCGCCGCCCTTGAGGGCCTCTTCAACCGATATGGCGTCGGACGTGTGGTGATGTCGGGAAGTGTGCGCCGCCGGCCGGAATGGCGCGAGGTGCGCCCGACGTTGCGCATTCTGATGAAGGTCCCGGCCGCCATTCGCACATTGCTCTCAGGCGGCGACGATACGGTTCTGCAGATGGTGATCCGGTTGATCGAGGGGAACGGGCGGCGGGTCGTCGGCGCCCACGAGATCGCCCCCGACCTGCTCGCTTCCGTTGGCCCGCTTGGTGCCGCCGCCCCCGGCGAGGAAGACCGGCGAGATATCAGCCGAGCCGCCGATGCCGCCGAGACGCTTGGCCGGCTGGATGTCGGGCAGGGTGCAGTCAGCATCGGCGGGCGCGTTGTCGCGCTGGAAGGACTTGAGGGCACAGATGAGATGCTGGACCGTGTTGCCGGCCTCAGGACCGCCGGACGGATTTCGCCGCGCCGCCGCGGCGTGCTCGTCAAGCTCTGCAAGCCGCAACAGGACATTCGCGCTGACCTGCCGGCGATCGGCGTTGCCACAATCCTGAACGCTGCGAAAGCCGGCCTTGCCGGCATCGCAATCGAGGCCGGTCGCTCGCTGGTGCTTGATCGGACCGCGGTCATCAGCGCCGCCGACGAGGCTGGGTTGTTCGTCTGCGGCATCGATCGTGGTCTGCCGGCATGGGGGCTCGAATGA
- the fabZ gene encoding 3-hydroxyacyl-ACP dehydratase FabZ, translating to MTEEATTTLSSADISEIMKLLPHRYPFLMVDKIIEIDGDNAAIGIKNVTVNEPHFTGHFPEAPIMPGVLLIEGMAQTAGAICAKKEGQTGNLVYFMTIENARFRKPVVPGDRVEFHVKKHKQRGNIWKFHCDAKVDGALVAEADIGAMIVRKDQA from the coding sequence ATGACTGAGGAAGCCACGACGACGCTTTCTTCGGCTGATATTTCCGAAATCATGAAGCTGCTGCCGCATCGCTATCCGTTTCTCATGGTCGACAAGATCATCGAGATCGACGGCGACAACGCGGCGATCGGCATCAAGAACGTCACGGTGAACGAGCCGCATTTCACCGGCCATTTTCCCGAAGCGCCGATCATGCCCGGGGTTTTGCTGATCGAGGGCATGGCGCAGACGGCGGGCGCCATCTGCGCCAAGAAGGAAGGGCAGACCGGCAACCTCGTCTACTTCATGACCATCGAGAATGCGCGCTTCCGCAAGCCGGTCGTGCCCGGCGACCGCGTCGAATTCCACGTGAAGAAGCACAAGCAGCGTGGCAATATCTGGAAATTCCATTGCGACGCCAAGGTCGACGGCGCACTTGTCGCCGAAGCCGATATCGGCGCGATGATCGTTCGTAAGGATCAGGCATGA
- the frr gene encoding ribosome recycling factor: MSEGIDIKELKRRMDGAVSAFKSDIASLRTGRASANILDPVTIEAYGSRVPLNQVANITVPEPRMLTVSVWDKSMVSAVERGIRESNLGLNPIVDGQSLRIPLPELNEERRKSLVKVAHDYAEKSKVAIRHVRRDGMDGLKKAEKDGAIGQDESRAQSERVQKMTDETISEIDRLLGEKEKEIMQV; this comes from the coding sequence ATGAGTGAAGGTATCGATATCAAGGAACTGAAGCGCCGGATGGACGGCGCGGTCTCTGCATTCAAGAGCGACATCGCATCGTTGCGCACCGGCCGTGCTTCGGCCAACATCCTCGATCCGGTGACGATCGAGGCCTATGGTTCGCGCGTGCCCTTGAACCAGGTCGCCAACATCACCGTGCCCGAGCCGCGCATGCTGACGGTTTCCGTCTGGGACAAGTCGATGGTCAGCGCCGTCGAACGTGGCATCCGCGAATCCAATCTGGGCCTCAACCCGATCGTCGACGGCCAGAGCCTGCGCATTCCGTTGCCGGAGCTGAACGAGGAGCGCCGCAAGTCGCTCGTCAAGGTGGCGCACGACTATGCCGAAAAGAGCAAGGTCGCGATTCGCCATGTCCGCCGCGACGGCATGGACGGACTCAAGAAAGCCGAAAAGGACGGTGCAATCGGCCAGGACGAGAGCCGTGCGCAGTCCGAACGCGTACAGAAGATGACGGACGAGACGATTTCCGAAATCGACCGCTTGCTTGGCGAGAAGGAAAAGGAAATCATGCAGGTCTAG
- the tsf gene encoding translation elongation factor Ts: MSEITAAMVKELREKTGAGMMDCKKALAETGGDMEAAIDWLRAKGIAKADKKSGRTAAEGLVGVSSEGTKAVVVEVNSETDFVARNDAFQDLVRGIAKVAVSTNGTVEAVGAATYPASGKSVSDTIKDAIATIGENMNLRRSIALSVEDGVVATYIHNAVSDGLGKLGVLVALKSTGDKEALNAIGRQVAMHIAATAPLAIRPEEVDAAVAERERNVFIEQSRASGKPDNIIEKMVEGRMRKFFEEVALLSQSFVINPDLTVAAAIKEAEKAVGAPIEVAGMARLLLGEGVEKEETDFAAEVAAAVKG, from the coding sequence ATGAGCGAGATTACGGCTGCAATGGTGAAGGAACTGCGCGAAAAGACCGGCGCAGGCATGATGGACTGCAAGAAGGCTCTTGCTGAAACCGGCGGCGACATGGAAGCGGCGATCGACTGGCTGCGCGCCAAGGGCATCGCCAAGGCTGACAAGAAGTCCGGCCGTACCGCCGCCGAAGGCCTCGTCGGCGTTTCGAGCGAAGGCACGAAGGCCGTCGTCGTCGAAGTCAACTCCGAAACCGACTTCGTCGCCCGTAATGATGCCTTCCAGGATCTCGTCCGCGGCATCGCCAAGGTCGCCGTCTCGACGAACGGCACTGTCGAGGCCGTCGGCGCTGCGACCTACCCGGCATCCGGCAAGTCCGTTTCCGACACCATCAAGGATGCGATCGCAACGATCGGCGAGAACATGAACCTGCGCCGTTCGATCGCTCTCTCCGTCGAGGACGGCGTCGTCGCCACCTATATCCACAATGCGGTTTCCGACGGCCTTGGTAAGCTCGGCGTTCTCGTGGCGCTGAAGTCGACCGGTGACAAGGAAGCCCTGAACGCAATCGGCCGCCAGGTCGCCATGCACATTGCTGCGACCGCGCCGCTGGCGATCCGCCCGGAGGAGGTCGATGCCGCCGTCGCCGAACGCGAGCGCAACGTCTTCATCGAGCAGTCGCGCGCTTCGGGCAAACCCGACAACATCATCGAAAAGATGGTCGAAGGCCGCATGCGCAAGTTCTTCGAGGAAGTCGCTCTTCTCTCGCAGTCTTTCGTCATCAATCCCGATCTCACCGTCGCAGCCGCCATCAAGGAAGCTGAAAAGGCCGTCGGCGCCCCGATCGAAGTTGCCGGCATGGCACGTCTCCTGCTCGGCGAAGGCGTCGAGAAGGAAGAGACCGATTTCGCGGCTGAAGTCGCGGCTGCCGTCAAGGGTTGA
- the pyrH gene encoding UMP kinase, producing the protein MSLEPVYKRVLLKASGEALMGGQGFGIDVAVADRIASDIAEARHMGVEVGVVVGGGNIFRGVAVASKGGDRVTGDHMGMLGTIINALALATSLRKLNIDTVVLSAISMPEICESFSQRATLYHLSMGRVVIFAGGTGNPFFTTDSAAALRAAEMGAQAIFKGTQVDGIYTADPKKYPDATRFDRLTHQEVLDRGLAVMDVAAVALARENSIPIIVFSIHEKGGFAEILTGGGLKTIVSDN; encoded by the coding sequence ATGTCTTTAGAGCCTGTCTATAAACGCGTTCTGCTCAAGGCTTCCGGCGAAGCGCTCATGGGTGGCCAGGGCTTCGGGATCGATGTCGCGGTGGCGGACCGCATTGCATCCGATATCGCCGAGGCAAGGCATATGGGCGTGGAAGTCGGCGTCGTCGTCGGTGGCGGCAATATCTTCCGCGGTGTCGCAGTCGCATCCAAAGGCGGCGACCGGGTGACCGGCGACCATATGGGCATGCTCGGCACCATCATCAACGCGCTCGCGCTGGCAACCTCGCTGCGCAAGCTGAACATCGATACGGTGGTGCTTTCGGCCATCTCCATGCCGGAGATCTGCGAGAGCTTCTCGCAGCGAGCGACCCTTTATCATCTGTCGATGGGACGCGTGGTGATCTTTGCCGGCGGCACCGGCAATCCCTTCTTCACCACCGATTCCGCCGCAGCACTGCGCGCCGCCGAAATGGGCGCGCAAGCGATCTTCAAGGGCACGCAGGTGGACGGCATCTACACCGCCGACCCGAAGAAATATCCCGATGCGACCCGCTTCGACCGCCTGACCCACCAGGAGGTGCTGGACAGGGGGCTTGCGGTGATGGACGTTGCCGCCGTGGCGCTTGCCAGGGAAAATTCCATTCCGATCATCGTCTTCTCGATCCACGAGAAGGGTGGTTTTGCTGAAATCTTGACGGGCGGTGGCCTCAAGACCATCGTCTCCGACAACTGA
- the lpxD gene encoding UDP-3-O-(3-hydroxymyristoyl)glucosamine N-acyltransferase — MEQNGFFLPHEGLRLAELAEFLGAELANSDHADVIVKSVAPISRARAGDVCYILSRRNREEFATCEASAVICDKALADLVPPHLPVIFSSNPHAAFAMAGGLFYPAALRPVALSGESEIAPSAIIDQSAKLEKGVIVEPLAVIGAHAEIGTGTRIGANSVIGPNVKIGRDCSIAAGASILCALIGNGVILHNGVRIGQDGFGYAPGPRGMIKIVQIGRVIIQDNVEIGANTTVDRGAMDDTVIGEGTKIDNQVQIGHNVQIGRHCAIVSQVGIAGSTKIGNGVQIGGQVGIKGHVTIGDGVQIAAKSGIMTDLAAGGQYGGVPARPLKDYLREAAQQVSKSKLRGRNPGGKQDD, encoded by the coding sequence ATGGAGCAAAACGGTTTTTTTCTGCCCCATGAAGGTCTGAGGCTCGCTGAGCTGGCAGAGTTTCTTGGGGCAGAACTCGCCAATTCCGATCATGCCGATGTTATCGTCAAGTCTGTCGCCCCCATCAGCCGGGCGCGGGCTGGCGATGTCTGTTATATCCTGTCGCGCCGTAACCGGGAGGAGTTTGCGACATGCGAGGCCTCGGCGGTGATCTGCGACAAAGCGCTTGCCGATCTCGTTCCTCCGCATCTTCCGGTTATCTTTTCGTCCAATCCGCATGCTGCCTTCGCAATGGCGGGAGGCTTGTTCTACCCCGCAGCATTGCGTCCGGTCGCTCTTTCGGGTGAAAGCGAGATTGCTCCGAGCGCGATCATCGATCAGAGCGCCAAACTTGAAAAGGGCGTGATCGTCGAACCGTTGGCCGTGATTGGTGCGCATGCCGAGATCGGGACGGGAACGCGCATCGGCGCGAACAGCGTCATTGGCCCGAATGTCAAGATCGGCCGGGATTGTTCGATTGCGGCTGGAGCGAGCATTCTTTGCGCGCTGATCGGCAATGGCGTCATCCTCCACAATGGCGTTCGGATCGGCCAGGATGGTTTTGGTTATGCACCGGGGCCGCGCGGCATGATCAAGATCGTTCAGATCGGCCGGGTGATTATCCAGGACAATGTCGAGATCGGCGCCAACACCACCGTCGACCGCGGCGCCATGGACGACACTGTGATCGGCGAGGGGACAAAAATCGACAATCAGGTCCAGATTGGCCACAACGTCCAGATCGGCCGCCATTGCGCCATCGTTTCGCAGGTCGGCATCGCCGGCAGCACGAAGATCGGCAATGGCGTGCAGATCGGCGGCCAGGTGGGAATCAAGGGGCATGTGACGATCGGTGACGGCGTGCAGATCGCTGCCAAAAGCGGTATCATGACCGACCTTGCCGCCGGCGGACAATATGGCGGTGTCCCTGCACGTCCGTTAAAAGACTATCTGAGAGAGGCCGCGCAACAGGTGTCGAAGTCCAAGTTGCGCGGGAGGAACCCTGGAGGCAAGCAAGATGACTGA
- the rseP gene encoding RIP metalloprotease RseP, translating into MDAMTGLYAFVMGNIVTFILVLSLLVFVHEMGHYLVGRWSGIRILAFSVGFGPELFGFTDRHGTRWKISVIPLGGYVRFFGDEDASSKPDSDKLAAMSEEERARSFAGAKLWKRAATVAAGPIANFLLAIAIFTVLFTVYGRMIADPVVAEVKPESSAAAAGILPGDLLVALDGGKVETFEDVRRYVGMRPGQRIVVTVERGGQKLDVPMVPQRVDQTDQFGNKMEVGQIGIATDKNSGNFRLQTYTPLQALREGVIASGQIVTDTFKYIGNIFSGSMRADQLGGPIRVAQATGQMAKLGLGAVLQLAAVLSVSIGLLNLMPVPVLDGGHLMFYAVEAVRGKPLGAKAQEIAFRIGLAMILTLMVFTTWNDITLS; encoded by the coding sequence ATGGACGCGATGACCGGCTTATACGCATTTGTGATGGGGAACATCGTCACCTTCATCCTGGTGCTCTCGCTGCTCGTCTTCGTGCATGAGATGGGCCATTACCTTGTCGGGCGCTGGAGCGGCATTCGTATCCTTGCCTTTTCGGTCGGGTTCGGTCCCGAGCTGTTCGGCTTCACCGACCGTCATGGAACACGCTGGAAGATCTCCGTGATCCCGCTTGGCGGTTACGTCCGCTTCTTCGGCGACGAGGATGCGTCGAGCAAACCGGACAGCGACAAGCTTGCCGCCATGTCCGAGGAGGAGAGGGCGCGCTCCTTTGCCGGCGCCAAGCTGTGGAAACGTGCCGCGACTGTCGCAGCCGGTCCGATCGCCAATTTTCTGCTGGCGATCGCCATCTTCACTGTTCTCTTCACCGTCTATGGCCGCATGATCGCCGACCCGGTCGTTGCCGAGGTCAAGCCGGAGAGCTCGGCGGCCGCGGCCGGCATCCTTCCCGGCGACCTCCTGGTTGCCCTCGATGGCGGCAAGGTCGAGACGTTTGAAGATGTGCGCCGCTATGTCGGCATGCGCCCCGGCCAGAGGATTGTCGTCACAGTCGAGCGCGGCGGCCAGAAGCTCGATGTGCCGATGGTGCCGCAGCGCGTCGACCAGACCGATCAGTTCGGCAACAAGATGGAAGTCGGTCAGATCGGCATCGCTACCGACAAGAACTCCGGCAATTTCCGGCTGCAGACCTACACGCCGCTCCAGGCGCTGCGTGAGGGCGTGATCGCCAGCGGGCAAATCGTCACGGACACCTTCAAATATATCGGCAACATCTTCAGCGGATCAATGCGGGCTGATCAACTGGGCGGGCCGATCCGTGTGGCGCAGGCTACCGGCCAGATGGCGAAGCTTGGCCTGGGGGCAGTGTTGCAGCTTGCTGCGGTGCTGTCGGTTTCGATAGGATTGCTTAACCTGATGCCGGTTCCGGTACTTGATGGTGGCCACCTGATGTTCTATGCGGTGGAAGCGGTCAGAGGAAAACCGCTGGGTGCCAAGGCCCAGGAAATTGCATTTCGTATAGGCCTGGCAATGATATTGACATTGATGGTTTTCACGACCTGGAACGACATCACCCTGAGCTGA
- the lpxA gene encoding acyl-ACP--UDP-N-acetylglucosamine O-acyltransferase — translation MSNIAESARIHPMAVVEDGATIGEGVKIGPFCHVGPHVVLHANVELLAHAVVNGRTVIGKGTRIFPMAVVGGDPQSVHHGGEETTLTVGANCTIREGVTMNTGTADFGGQTIVGDNNLFLANSHVAHDCRVGNHVIMSNNVMLAGHVVIEDRVILGGGSAVHQFTRVGRHAFVGGLSAVSYDVIPYGMLNGNPGLLGGLNVVGMTRAGIDRAVIHRVRRAYKAIFEGTGSVRENAAAIREEYADCEQVVQILDFIAADSDRALSSPTRGQKG, via the coding sequence ATGAGCAATATCGCCGAGAGCGCCCGTATCCATCCGATGGCTGTCGTCGAAGACGGAGCTACCATCGGCGAGGGCGTCAAAATCGGTCCTTTCTGCCATGTCGGGCCGCATGTTGTCCTGCATGCGAATGTCGAGCTCCTGGCGCATGCGGTCGTCAACGGCCGCACCGTGATCGGCAAAGGCACGCGCATCTTTCCGATGGCCGTGGTCGGCGGTGATCCGCAGAGCGTGCACCACGGCGGCGAGGAAACGACGCTGACGGTCGGCGCCAATTGCACGATCCGCGAAGGTGTGACGATGAACACCGGCACGGCCGATTTCGGCGGCCAGACGATCGTTGGCGACAACAACCTTTTCCTTGCCAATTCCCACGTCGCGCACGACTGCCGGGTCGGCAACCATGTGATCATGTCGAACAACGTCATGCTCGCCGGCCATGTCGTCATCGAGGATCGCGTTATCCTGGGCGGCGGCTCGGCTGTTCACCAGTTCACCCGCGTCGGCCGCCACGCCTTCGTCGGCGGCCTGTCGGCGGTGAGTTACGATGTCATTCCCTATGGCATGCTGAACGGTAATCCGGGTCTGCTGGGCGGCCTCAACGTCGTCGGCATGACGCGGGCCGGCATCGACCGCGCCGTCATCCACCGGGTGCGCCGCGCCTACAAGGCGATCTTCGAAGGAACGGGCTCCGTGCGCGAAAACGCCGCCGCGATCCGTGAGGAATATGCCGATTGCGAGCAGGTGGTGCAGATCCTCGACTTCATTGCAGCCGACAGCGACCGCGCACTGTCCTCGCCGACCCGGGGGCAGAAGGGCTAG
- the bamA gene encoding outer membrane protein assembly factor BamA has product MKAGSKFLNAVSAVALSASVVASGAGALTFVSATAAEAAVIQRIDVRGASRVGAEAVRSNLTITPGKSFSNTDIDNSVKQLYGTGYFSDVKISVSGGTLVVNVQEAQLVNQVVFNGNRKIKDDKLATIVQTHAAGPYSDTQIQSDIQAIKDAYAATGRSEVEVTTQVVPLGEGRVNLAFVINEGDRTKIDSINFVGNNAYSAGRLAAVINTKRSNFLSFLTRKDVYNEDKLHADEEALRQFYYNRGYADMRIVSSDASFDEATNKYTLTFNIEEGQRYDFGPVTVQSTVEGVGSDQLLPLVRTKEGHVYSAKEVQKSIEAISDQVASAGYPFARVTPRGNRDLNNNTIGVEYLVDQGERAYVERIEIRGNSRTRDYVIRREFDMSEGDAFNQQMITKAKRRLEALGYFSSVNISTQPGSSPDRVVVVVDVQDQSTGSFGVGAGYAAGGDGLLLEASIEEKNFLGRGQYIRISAGGGQEGSRAYGVSFTEPYFLGYRLAAGFDVNHSETSSNDNYDYQETSVVLRVTAPITEDLATTFRYNYKQMKYDADNSDLSDLSAPYQHLVEDSPWTRSSVSQTLTYNTLDDTVLPREGIYATATQEIAGLGGDSQFYKIYGKARYYHLLADDADIIGSVSASAGYVVGFGEHLNVFDQFTLTNGDIRGFENKGIGPRVRGDNDDPLGGTTYFTASAEATFPMPGFPRDFNLRGAVFADAGTLFGNDVDLRGDGIEGEDASLRASVGVGVVWQSPFGALRLDYAIPVLKEDFDKTQNFKFGINNQF; this is encoded by the coding sequence ATGAAGGCTGGTTCAAAGTTTTTGAACGCAGTATCGGCGGTTGCGCTGTCTGCTAGTGTTGTTGCTTCGGGCGCAGGTGCTTTGACGTTCGTTTCCGCTACGGCCGCTGAGGCCGCGGTCATCCAGCGCATCGATGTGCGTGGCGCAAGCCGCGTCGGCGCGGAAGCTGTCCGGTCGAACCTCACCATCACGCCGGGCAAGAGTTTCTCGAACACTGATATCGATAACTCGGTCAAACAGCTTTACGGCACGGGCTACTTCTCCGATGTGAAGATTTCGGTTTCCGGCGGCACGCTCGTCGTCAACGTCCAGGAGGCCCAGCTCGTCAATCAGGTCGTCTTCAACGGCAACCGCAAGATCAAGGACGACAAGCTCGCGACGATCGTCCAGACGCATGCTGCCGGTCCTTACAGCGACACGCAGATCCAGTCCGACATCCAGGCGATCAAGGATGCCTATGCCGCCACCGGCCGCAGCGAAGTCGAAGTGACGACGCAGGTGGTGCCGCTCGGCGAGGGCCGCGTCAATCTCGCCTTTGTCATCAACGAGGGCGATCGCACCAAGATCGATTCGATCAATTTCGTCGGCAACAATGCCTACAGCGCCGGTCGTCTGGCTGCCGTCATCAATACCAAGCGTTCGAACTTCCTTTCGTTCCTGACCCGCAAGGACGTCTACAACGAAGACAAGCTTCACGCCGACGAGGAAGCGCTACGCCAGTTCTATTACAATCGCGGCTATGCCGACATGCGCATCGTCTCTTCCGATGCCAGCTTCGACGAGGCGACCAACAAATACACGCTCACCTTCAACATCGAGGAAGGTCAGCGCTACGACTTCGGACCGGTGACCGTCCAGTCGACCGTCGAAGGTGTTGGCTCCGATCAGCTGCTGCCGCTGGTGCGCACGAAGGAAGGTCACGTCTATAGCGCCAAGGAAGTGCAGAAGTCGATCGAAGCGATCTCTGATCAGGTTGCGTCGGCCGGTTATCCCTTTGCGCGCGTCACACCGCGCGGTAACCGCGACCTCAACAACAACACGATCGGCGTCGAATATCTCGTCGACCAGGGCGAGCGCGCCTATGTGGAGCGCATCGAGATCCGCGGCAACAGCCGTACGCGCGACTACGTCATCCGCCGCGAATTTGACATGAGCGAAGGTGACGCCTTCAATCAGCAGATGATCACCAAGGCCAAGCGTCGTCTGGAGGCGCTCGGTTACTTCTCTTCCGTCAATATCTCCACGCAGCCGGGCAGCTCCCCCGATCGTGTCGTGGTGGTGGTCGACGTGCAGGATCAGTCGACCGGTTCGTTCGGTGTCGGCGCGGGTTATGCCGCCGGCGGCGACGGTCTGCTGCTCGAAGCATCGATCGAAGAAAAGAACTTCCTTGGCCGCGGTCAGTACATCCGCATCTCGGCCGGCGGCGGTCAGGAAGGCTCGCGCGCCTACGGCGTCAGCTTCACCGAACCCTATTTCCTCGGCTACCGCCTGGCGGCGGGCTTCGACGTCAACCACAGTGAAACGTCGAGCAACGACAATTACGACTACCAGGAAACCAGCGTCGTTCTGCGCGTCACGGCGCCGATCACCGAAGATCTGGCGACGACTTTCCGCTATAACTACAAGCAGATGAAGTACGACGCTGACAACAGCGATCTTTCCGATCTGTCCGCTCCGTATCAGCACCTCGTTGAGGACAGCCCGTGGACACGTTCCTCCGTCTCGCAGACGCTGACCTACAACACGCTCGATGACACTGTTCTGCCGCGCGAAGGCATCTACGCGACGGCGACGCAGGAAATTGCCGGCCTCGGTGGCGACTCGCAGTTCTATAAGATCTACGGCAAGGCCCGCTACTACCACCTGCTTGCTGATGATGCCGATATCATCGGCTCGGTTTCGGCCTCGGCGGGTTATGTCGTCGGCTTCGGTGAGCACCTGAATGTCTTCGACCAGTTCACGCTGACCAATGGCGACATTCGCGGTTTCGAGAACAAGGGTATCGGCCCACGCGTCAGGGGTGACAACGACGATCCGCTGGGCGGCACAACGTACTTCACCGCATCGGCCGAAGCGACGTTCCCGATGCCGGGCTTCCCGCGCGACTTCAACCTGCGCGGCGCGGTCTTCGCCGATGCCGGCACGTTGTTCGGCAACGACGTTGACCTGAGGGGCGACGGCATTGAGGGCGAAGACGCCTCGCTGCGCGCTTCCGTCGGTGTCGGCGTCGTCTGGCAGTCTCCTTTCGGTGCATTGCGTCTGGATTACGCAATCCCGGTTCTCAAGGAAGACTTCGACAAGACGCAGAACTTCAAGTTTGGCATCAACAACCAATTCTGA
- a CDS encoding phosphatidate cytidylyltransferase produces MQRELKLRIVSGLILAVIVLVATWYGGPAFRTLATVIGLLIYYEWSKITGIARDWVANVVGWIGEAAVAFLVLVGNFEFAAGMLAGVTAVGIALIILHGTSRWLPVGLFYAGATGLALAAIRSDDQPGLYAMLFVFAVVWATDILAYFVGRRLRGPKLAPSISPGKTWSGAIGGAVSAVAAGILLAYFLFPGAEVAAAGVALILSICSQSGDLFESFIKRKFGVKDSSRLIPGHGGVMDRVDGLIFACFAAFLLATLFSLIKGAGMTSLGAALFGL; encoded by the coding sequence ATGCAGAGGGAATTGAAGCTCCGCATCGTTTCAGGATTGATTCTCGCGGTCATCGTTCTCGTCGCCACCTGGTATGGCGGCCCTGCCTTTCGCACCCTGGCGACGGTGATTGGCCTGCTGATCTATTATGAATGGTCTAAGATAACCGGCATTGCGCGGGATTGGGTCGCCAATGTGGTCGGCTGGATCGGCGAAGCGGCGGTCGCCTTCCTCGTGCTTGTCGGCAATTTCGAATTCGCCGCCGGCATGCTGGCCGGGGTCACCGCCGTCGGCATAGCCCTGATCATTCTGCACGGCACGAGTCGCTGGCTGCCTGTCGGCCTCTTCTATGCCGGCGCCACGGGCCTGGCACTCGCCGCGATCAGAAGCGACGACCAGCCCGGTCTTTACGCCATGCTTTTCGTCTTTGCTGTCGTCTGGGCGACCGATATCCTTGCCTATTTCGTCGGCAGGAGGCTCCGCGGACCGAAGCTTGCCCCATCGATCTCCCCGGGAAAGACATGGTCTGGTGCAATCGGGGGCGCCGTTTCTGCGGTCGCAGCGGGCATCCTTCTCGCCTATTTCCTCTTTCCGGGCGCCGAAGTCGCCGCCGCCGGCGTGGCGCTCATCCTGTCGATCTGCAGCCAGTCGGGCGATCTTTTCGAATCCTTCATCAAGCGAAAATTCGGCGTCAAGGATTCGAGCCGTCTTATTCCGGGCCATGGCGGCGTCATGGACCGCGTCGACGGGCTGATTTTCGCCTGTTTTGCGGCGTTCTTGCTTGCTACACTGTTTTCCCTGATAAAGGGGGCTGGCATGACGTCGCTCGGAGCGGCATTGTTCGGCCTCTGA
- a CDS encoding isoprenyl transferase: MSESVFVTVPEHVAIIMDGNGRWAKQRGLPRTMGHRKGVEAVRETVRAAGAAGIKYLTLFAFSSENWRRPEAEVSDLLGLLKAFIRRDLAELHRQNVRIKVIGDRHSLRSDILGLLLEAEETTRDNTALTLVIAFNYGSRDEISRAVVSLAKDVESGRLRAQDITPALINARLDTAGIPDPDLIIRTSGEERLSNFLLWQAAYSEFIFVPEYWPDFSPEIFRSALEKFASRDRRFGGLSSQAAAVGT, from the coding sequence ATGTCGGAATCTGTATTTGTGACTGTGCCAGAGCATGTTGCCATCATCATGGACGGCAATGGCCGTTGGGCCAAGCAGCGCGGCTTGCCGCGCACGATGGGCCATCGCAAGGGTGTCGAGGCCGTACGCGAGACAGTCCGCGCCGCCGGTGCGGCCGGCATAAAATATCTCACCCTCTTCGCCTTCTCCTCGGAGAATTGGCGCCGGCCCGAAGCCGAGGTTTCCGATCTGCTCGGTCTGCTCAAGGCTTTCATTCGTCGCGACCTGGCCGAGCTTCATCGTCAGAATGTGCGCATCAAGGTGATCGGCGACCGCCACAGCCTGCGCAGCGACATTCTCGGCCTGCTGCTGGAGGCGGAGGAGACCACCAGGGACAACACGGCGCTGACGCTGGTCATCGCCTTCAATTACGGCTCGCGCGATGAAATCTCGCGCGCCGTGGTGAGCCTGGCGAAGGACGTCGAGTCCGGCCGCCTGCGGGCACAGGACATCACCCCCGCGCTGATCAACGCCCGTCTCGACACGGCGGGCATCCCCGATCCGGATCTCATCATCCGCACCAGCGGCGAGGAACGGCTTTCCAACTTCCTGCTTTGGCAGGCCGCCTATTCGGAATTCATCTTCGTCCCGGAATACTGGCCCGATTTCAGCCCGGAGATTTTCCGCTCGGCGCTGGAAAAATTCGCCTCCCGCGACCGGCGCTTCGGCGGCCTGTCATCGCAGGCAGCTGCGGTCGGCACCTGA